AATTCTTTACCAAAAAGCTACACCAATCCTCATAGACTGCGATACAAGCTGGCAGATGGATCCAGAAGCACTAGAAATAGCACTCAAACGTGAGCACCCCAAAGCTGTGATAGTTACCCATCTCTATGGGCAGAGTGCAAATATAGAAGAGATTGCGAATCTATGCCAAAAGTATGGCGCGTACCTCATCGAAGATGCCGCAGAATCACTCGGTGCAACATATAAAGGCAAGCACACAGGAACGTTTGGAATCTTTGGAGTCTATTCTTTCAATGGCAATAAGATCCTCACAACCAGTGGTGGAGGCATGCTAATAGGAAAAGATGAAAAATTGATGCAAAAAGCCAGGTTCTTCTCCACACAGGCAAAAGAACCAGGATATCCATGGTATGAGCATAAAACCTATGGATATAACTATCGCCTTAGCAACATTCTTGCAGCAATTGGTGTAGCGCAAATGGAAGTATTAGATGAGCGCATTGCAAAAAAGAGAGAAATTTTTGCTTGGTATCAAGAGTATCTTCAAGATAGCGCAACTTTTATGCCAGAACTCCCTGAAAGCTTTGGTAATAGATGGCTTACAACTGCACTCTTTGAAACTGATCCGTTACGTATCTATGAATACCTTTTAAGCAAAGGTATCGAATCGCGTCCATTATGGAAGCCTATGCATCTACAACCACTCTGTAAAGATTATAAATTTTATGGAAAAGGAATGAGTAAACAACTCTTTCAACAAGGACTCTGTCTTCCTAGCGGTACACAACTCACAAAAGAGCAGGTAGAGGATATATGCGAAAAAATCATAACAGTTTGTTAAAACCAACAACAGCTAAGAGAGTCCTTTTTTTTATAATTGCAGATGCAATTTTTTCACTTTTATCTCTTCTTTTAGCCTATACTCTCCGTTATAGTTTTTCTATTCCTCCTATTGCTTGGCACGATTTTTGGAAGATCTATCTTGTTATAACTTTCATAAAAATTGTTTTTCTCTACCTCTTTAAGCAGTACCACTTTACTTGGCGCTACTATGGTCTTAGTGAAGCGCGCAAACTTCTATTAGCACTCATAGGAGCGTACAGCGTTGCTATTTTCCTTCTTTTTCCTTTACATGAAAAAGTATTGCTTTTCCCTCGCAGCGCACTTTTTATAGATTTTTTCCTCTCCCTTGTCTTTTTAGCAGCTGTTCGCATTGCAAAAAGAGTATGGATAGAATCGACAAAACATAAAAGTATCAAAACATGTGCCATTTATGGTATATCACCCAACACAAAAAACCTCATTGATGCATTCTTTAGTGGTGAACTTGACTACAAACCCCTTGCAATCATCGATAATAACAGATCTGGCAACTTCCTTAGCTCTATACCGATTCTCTCTGAAGAGAAATTTTGGCAGCATCTCACTCCAGATGCACTTATAATTGCTACAAAACTGGAGCCTAAAAAATTACAAGATCTTGAAAAAAAAGCAAAAGAGCATGGTATTGATGAGATAAAGATCGCAACTCTTACAAAAGAGCCTCTACGTAATCTTGAAATTGAAGATCTCCTTGCAAGAAAACCGAGAGATTTGGACAGTAAAGCAATTGGAGAGTTTATAAAAAACAAGCGCGTGCTCATCACAGGTGCTGGCGGGAGTATCGGAAGCGAATTAGTGCAACAATGTTTTGCATATGGAGCAAAAGAGGTAATAGGTGTTGAAATAAGTGAATACAATCTCTATGTAATTAGTGAAAAACACCCTTCACTTATTCCATATCTATGCGATGTGACACAGTATAATGAAATTGCATCTATCATTCAAAAGTACAAACCTGATATTATTTTACACGCTGCAGCTTATAAGCATGTTCCCCTTGCTGAACTTAACCCCCAGGCAACTGTGAAAAATAATATTTTAGGTACTAAAAACTGTATTGATGCTGCAATTGCGCATGAAGTACCCCATTTTGTACTCATCTCAACAGATAAAGCTGTTAATCCAACAAATATCATGGGAGCTACAAAACGTGTTTGTGAACTTTATGCTCAAAGTGTACCATCACACAATACTACAATCTGCGCTGTACGTTTTGGGAACGTACTTGGCAGTAGTGGAAGCGTTATACCAAAATTTAAAGCCCAAATTGAGCAAGGAGGACCTATTACTGTCACGCACCCAGAAATTACTCGCTACTTTATGCTCACAAGTGAAGCTTGCCAACTCGTTTTACAGGCTGCAACTATCGCAAAGGGTAAAGAGATATTTATTCTAGATATGGGTGAGCCTGTTAAAATAGTAGATCTTGCAAAAAAGATGATGGAGATTTACAATAAAGAGGTACCTATCAAATTTATTGGACTTCGTCCAGGAGAGAAGCTTTATGAAGAGATTCTCTTAGAAGGGGCAGAAGAACCAACACGCTATGAATCAATCTATATTGCTAAACCAGATCCAATTGATTTTGCAAAACTTAAAGAAAAGATAGAAAAGCTGCTACAAACACAGGATCCACAAAAAATTATCACTCTTCTACAAGAGCTCGTGCCTGAATTTCACCACACACCTCATCGATAAATTTTTTCATCCTCAAAAAGTGGGTACCATGCCAGTAAATACGTCCACACACAGGGCATATCCAAAATTTATTACACCATCCAATTACTCTTTGAGGAAGTCTATCAATAATTTTTTCTTTTGATACAGGTTGCAAAAGAGCATTATCTACCAAACATCTCGTAAATGGCTCACACTGCTTTACTGCAAAATGGCGCAATATTTCATAGATTTGCCCTTTTATCTCTTTTTCTTTTACCAAATAAACCCTGTCACTACGCTGCGCTAATCCTCTATCTTTTGTCAAGATATATCTCTTTTCCTTCGCAGCAATTTGGAGTAATGTACTATCATCTATTTGGTTGAAATAGAGTGTATCAAATCCCAAGAGACGCATATATTTTGCCACTTTTGCCAAATGCACATCGGCTATAAATCGGATACTATCCACGGTTTGCTCTTTTTTGCATAAGTTTGAGATGGTACATCAAAAAGCTCATAGCAAAAAGGAGTTTTAGCATCAGCAAAAACAATTGCTGTGAGTCTATTACCATATACTGCTCCAGTATCTATGCCAAAGCTCCAGCGATCAACTCTAGGGTATAAGAAGGGTTGATGCCCATATACTACATACCCATATCTTCCATCATAGAGTTCACTCCACCAAAAGTGTATATGGGGATCAGCATCATCGAGGGCAACAAATCTTCCATGAACATCAAGATAACGCACACGCATCACTTGTGCTGCACTTTTTTTATCAAGCTTTGCAAGATTTGTTGATGGCAAAATCCCACCATGTATAACTGTTAATGCATTAAATTGGAGAAAAAGTGGTAGACTTTGCAAAAATACAAAATCCTCTTTATCAAGACTTTTATAGATCTCTTGCTCTTTGGCAGAGAGCTGCATCGGATTTGCAATCCCTTGAGTTAAAAAACGCTGTTCGTGATAGTAGTATCGTAAAAATTTATCTTCGTGATTTCCTCTTATAGCTTTAATGGAGTGTTCTTGCAAGTAGCAAAGAGTCTCTTTGGAGTATTGACCTTTTCCTATAAAATCCCCTACACTTACCTCAATATCCTCTTTTGTAACTCCTATTTTTTTGCGTAATAGTTTTAGTTCATTTAAGCAGCCATGAATATCTCCATAAATAATAACTCTTATACCTTCTCCTTCACCCTATTTCTCCCATCATTTTTAGCCTCATACAAAGCCTCATCAGCACGTACTATGAAGCTTTTTATTGTATCATTGTTTTTTAGTGCTGTTACACCAAAACTACAGGTCACCTGTTCAACTTCAGGAAATGTATATTCCTCTACTTTTCTCCGTAGCTTCTCAGCTACCATAAGAGCACCATTTAAATGGGTTCCTGGTAAAAGAACAATAAACTCTTCCCCACCCCACCGTACAAAATATTCAGATTCACGCAGATTACTTCGCACAACTTCACTCAACTCTTTTAAGACCTGATCACCTACAATATGGCCATATGTATCATTGATCTTTTTGAAAAAATCGATATCAAATAGAATAAGTGAAAGGGGACTTGAAACATGTTTTGCTTCGATAATCTTTAGCCCTATTATCTCATTGAAAGCTTCTTTGCTAAGTGCCCCTGTTAGGGCATCTCTTTTGAGTCTTCCTCGTTGCGTGGACTGAATTGTCTCTTTGTATTTTTCACTATGCTCCTCTCTTTTTTTCATTTCTCTCATCTCTTGCAATCTATATTCTGCTCTTGCTGGAAAATAGGCAAACAAGAGTATCATTAAAAGAGGAAGCAGAAGATAGCGAGGGAATATTTCTATTGGCTCCATAACCACATATATTTGTAAAGATCCAAGAATAATACCTATAAACAGATAGAGTAGAAAATATTTCGCATAGTATTTGAACACAATGTATCCTTTAGATCTTTTCAATACTCCCAATAACACGGCCTACTACTATTACACTCTCTGGCTCAACCTCTTCTATAGCATAATTTGCATTATCAGAAACTAATTCTACCATTTTATCGGTTCGCAGACGAATTCTCTTTATAAATAATCCAGCATTTGTAGATATGAGAAAAAGTCCTCCTTTTTTAATATCTTGTTGTGAAGTATCTACAAAAGCGATACTTCCGTCTTTCAATGTTGGTTCCATAGAATCGCCCAAAACATTGATGGCTTGAATATATTGCAACCCCTTTTTTCCTCCAAGAATCTCCACAATCTCTTCATCCAAAAAAAGTTTTTGTGAAACCAATTCATAGTTAAAAGCCCCTCCCCCAGCACTTGCATTAACCTCTTTAAAATATTTCACATATGCAAACTTCTCTGTCTCTTTATGCAAAGATGCAGGATCTTGATCATAAAGAAGCCAGTTGATACTAATGCGCCTCTTAGCACAAAAGTCAAGTAACTCTGGTAAAGGCAATCGCTTTCTTCTTTTGAGCATAGAAAAGTGCTCTGGCGTAAGACCGAGTACTGCTGCTACATCTTTATCATAAATTTTTCTCTCTCCAATCTCTTTTGAGATAATATCCTTTATCCGTTCCACAACTTCTTGAAAACCGAGCATACCTACTCCAATAAACATTTTGTTAATTATTCTAACATCTATTTAATAAATTGTTAATATTTTTAATAAGACTAAACAACTATAGGAGAAATACCATGAAAATCCATCTCGATCTTGATGCATTTTTCATATCAGCTGAACGCATTCGTAAGCTAAGTCTACGTAATATCCCTGCAGCTGTGGGAGGAAGGGGAGATCCCTTTATATTTAATAGTTTTAATAAAAATATAGATACAACCCATGCTAATAGTGGTGCCTTTGTGCCTTCTATTATGTATGATGCTAAAAACAGTTTTGAAGAGTATTTTATTGAAGGAGAGAAAATTCGAGGTATTATCATCACTGCAAGTTATGAAGCAAGAAAATATGGCATCAAAACCGGTATGACTATACGAGAAGCTCTCCAGATATATCCTTCGTTGCAAGTAGTCCCACCAAATCATCTCTACTACCATGAACTCTCACACAAACTCCATCTATTTCTCAAAAAAGAGCTCCCAGCAGTTGAGCAGTTTAGCATTGATGAGTTTTTTGCAGATCTCAGTGGGTGGGTAGATGAGAGTGAAATAGAGCCATTTCTCCACTCTCTCCAACAAAAAATTTTTAAAACCTTTCATCTTCCTATCTCCATAGGAGCTGCTAAGAGTAAATGGACAGCAAAACTCGCTACATCTTTTGCCAAACCTCACGGCATAAAAGTAGTGCGTGATGTAGAGCAATTTATATCTCCTATTCTTATCGATCAATTTCCAGGTATTGGAAGAGGCTATTGCAAACGCCTACGCAATTACGGTATTAAGACTTTAGGAGAGACAAAGGAAATAAAAGATCTCTTTTACAGCTGGAAAAAACCGGGTATCACCCTTTATAAAAGAATATGGGGTATTGATAACGAGCCAATAAATCACAAAAGCCCTAAAAAGTCTGTCGGTATATCGCGTACCATCGATCCACTCATCGATCGCCAAGAGCTGCAACGCCGTATAATTATTCTGGCTCGCCATTTAGCTTTTAGTGTCGCAAAACTACGTCTTACACCAAAGTTTTATCTTTTAAGCTTGAAATATGAAAATGGAAGCAAAGCAAAAGCTCATACTCTCTCACACAAAATCTTTAGCGAGCAATTACTCAAAAACATCGCTTTAGAACTTTTAGCTGTGTGTGACATATTACCAGTAGAGCCAGTTATTCGGATATCTTTGCACTGCTCGAGATTTTACGATCAAAAACTCTACAATATTTTCACATATGAGGGTGATAAAAAGTTGTACAATCTCTTCAATTCTACCAATATCATAAGAAAAAAGTTTGGAATAGATAAGATAATGTGGGGGATAGAGATGCAAGGCGGCAAAGCCGCCATGGAGAATAGTTAGTTAAATGTTCTTCGAGGTCTCTCTTCTCTTGGTCGAGCCTCGTTTACTTTTAGAACTCTTCCTTCAAATTCTTTCCCGTCTAGCGCTTCTATAGCTGCTTGTGCACTGCTATCATCCATTTCAACAAAACCAAAACCTCTTGCACGTCCTGTTTCTCTATCTGTTATAAGCTTAACAGAATTTACATCGCCATATTGAGCAAAAAGCTCTCTGACATCCTCTTCACTTGATCTGTACGGGAGATTCCCTACATAAATTTGCTTCATCGATTGTTCCTTTGAAAATAATGCATCCCAAAAATTTTTGGGTAAAAACATTATAGCTGTTTTTTAAAAAAAAAGATAGGGTATGTATAAGTCCAATACATATGGCACTCTTTGCATTTTTCTCTATCATTATGTAAAAAATTATAGCAATAAGTCTATCTCTTAATATGAAATTTATTTTTTTCTATATACTCATTTTTTTTAAAAAATATTCGATAATAATAAATAGCTTAAATTTATAAGCATATTTCATACATTAAAGTTCTATGAAAAGGTATGGTTATGGCATTTAAACAACATCGAAGTTATGAAACAAATCATGAGCAAGAAGAACAAATAGCACAGACACAGCAGGTAATAAAAGAGACTCCACAATCTGTGCAAACATCATCTATAGGAGATGAAACAGTACAAGAAGAGCTTGCTCGCATCTCACAAAACTTTATGAAAGAGATCGCAGAAGGATACACAGCTATTGAAGAGCTCAAACAGACTATGGAACAGATTGCCGCAGCTGCAGAAGAGAGTGCCGGTGCAGCAGAAGAGAGTCTTAGTGCTATTACGCAAATCAAAGAGAACTCTATAATGCTTGAAAAAGAGACAAATAAAATTGTTGGTATATCAAATGATTTGCAAGAGGTATTTTTAGAGACGCAAGAGAGTATTGGTGATACAAAAAATGGAATGGAGCAAGCCTCTGGGTGGGCCAATAACATTGTACAAAAGAGTCAAGAGCTTTTTGAAACATCGCAAGAGATCACAGAAGCAGTCAATATCATTCGCAATCTTGCCCTCATCGCCCTCAATGCAGCAATTGAAGCAAGTCGTGTAAAAGAAGAGGGAGAGTCATTTAATGTGATGGCACGTGAGATCCGCCTGGTCGCTTCAAAATCGAATGTCTATGCTCATAAGATTGAGCAGGTTGTTGATATTATTAAAGACAAAGTCGAAAAGAGCAAAAACGATATTTTGCAAGTAAAAGATGAGATGGAAAATTCATCCCAAAAAGCTGATAGTTCCCATCAAAAAATAGCTACTATGGTACAAACAATGGAGCAGTTTGTCAACGATATCGATGCACTGCTACAAAATATCCAAGAAGTAGTCAAAGAGATAGCTATATTACACAGAGGAGCAGAAACGATAGCTAGTGCAGCAGAAGAGAGCGCGAGTGCAGTAGCACAAGTCACAAGTACAATCAGTATGCAAAATACCGCTTTTTCTCAGATCGAAGAAGCAGCAAAAATGATAGATAATCTTATAGAGTCTATGCACACAAATGATAAAGAAGCAATAAAGCATGAACTCGCTACCGCCTCAGAAGAGCTTTCCAGCTCTGTTTTTGAACTCAACAACTCTATGGAGCAGGTATTGGAAGCCCTCATGCAGATAGAGACAGCTGCAGAACTTGCTAAAAACGATGCACAAACAAATGCACAAGTTGCCCAAAAATGTCTAGGACACATTAAAGATGGAGTGGATAAAGTAGAAAACATTTATGATGAAATTCAAAATGTACAAAAAGAGTTTCAAGAAATTATAGAACTCATCTCTAATGTACAGAATTCGACAAAACAAAACTATGGTCTTGCCAATGAGCGGAAAAATGATTTACAGTTTATCAAATCAAAAATTTTGACACTGAGTAATCTTATTAGAAAAATAGAGCTTGCAATTGTGCAGGTTGCTAGTATCTCTATTAATGGTGCATTAGAAGCGATAAGACTTGGCGAAAAGGGCAAAGGATTTCGAGAGGTCTCTAACGATATCCGTAATCTCGCTATCGATTCTGAAAACGATCTGGATAAAATTATTGAAATCATCGATGAAATTCAAGATCAAAATGACACAATGCTCGTTGATATAAACAATATTATTCTCATTCAAGATCGAGAGCTCAATAAATTAGAAAAATTAAAAACAGAGCTTTCAAGAAATATGCAACAACTTGAACACGTTCAAAAAACTATTGAAACTTTCTCTGAAGCAACAAACCAGATGCTCCAAGCTCTCGAGCAATCCCTCATAGCATCACAGCAGATACAAGAGGCAGCTGAACTTAGCTTTACAAACTCAACCCAATCAAAAGAAGCAGCGCAAATTATCAAAAATATTGCCAATCAGATGCAAAATGATATAAACCAGATCAATCTTGTTACCCAAAGGCTGTAGTTATGAAAACAACAGTTATAAAATTTCGCATAGATAATCAAGTATATGTCATTCCAACTGATTATATAAAACAGATCTTTTATGCACAAAAAATCGTCTCTATGCTTCACATGAATGATTATGTAATTGGCAGCGTACAGCAAGGTATCTCACACTATCTTCTTCTTTGCCTTAAAAAGATTCTTAATATAAATGAATGTAAGGAGATAATAAATAAACCTGTATTGCTTTTAGAGTTCCAAAATAATGCTTATGCGTTTTTGATTGATGAAATTTTAGCCTTAGAAGAGTTTGATCAAAATAGCTCGAGAGCAGGTAGTCTTTATGAAAAAGATGATGTTGTGTTTCAGGAACTACCTCTCCAACATATCCTTCAATCTCTTACTTTTCCACCGCTGCAGCAAAGCGAAGAAAAAAAAGTTTCCCAAAATACAAAAGAGCATTTTCGGCCACTGCTTCTTTTTACTTTACAAAACAGACTCTATGCTATAGATAACAGTTTTATTCACTCTATTGTTCCTATAACAAATATAGATCTCGTACAACAATTTCAACAAGAATGGATAGCTGGAATCTATAATTTTAAAAATAGCGCTCTTAAAGTTGCTGATTTGGCTAAAAAACTCTCTTTAGAGTCATCAAAAGAGGGTTCTGTCATCATTTTACAAGATGATTCACAAGTACTTGGACTTTTAATAGAGCGAATTGAAGGGCTTTTAGATATCGCTTATGAAGATATTATAATTGAGAGCGATCCACAACAACTCTTTGAAGGGTATTTTCACTATCAAAACAGTATTATTCCAATTATCTCTTCATCTATTATTCAAGATAGTATTAAAAAGTATGGACTTTTAATAAATACCCATAACACTTCTGTAAAAAAAGAGTACAGGTATGAAGAAGATTTTCTACTTATTTCACTCTTTCAAGAAGATTATGCTGTACCTATTGATAATATTATCACTATTTTAGAGCTTTCCAAAACTGATATCACCAATAATGCATTAACTACACATGAAAATATACAAGGACTTATACTCTATAAAAACAAAACCTACCATCTCTTAAATATTGCAAAAATGCTCAAAAAAGATTTTATCCCAACTGATGAATCAAAAATTTTAATTATTAAGACTAACGAAAGACATGAATACGCTATTATTGTTGATAGTATCAAAGATATTGTCTCTGTCTCTAAAGCACATATTGCTTATCTTCCAAATACAACATCACTGAGTGCAGGTATTGTTACTTTAGATACCAAATCATTCAATCTCTTTAATATAGGGTGGAAAACATTCAATTAGGCTTTTTGATAAATGATACTCTCTCCTTTTTTCACCCTTTTAAAAATCTCCATCTCTTCTGGGACCTTTTCGGCATGTCCCAAAAAGAGATATCCATGAGATTTTAAGAGAGCATGATACGTTGCTAATATCTCTTTACGTGTCTTTTCATCAAAATAGATAAGCATGTTGCGTGAAAAGATAGCATCAAACTTTCCTAGTTTTTTCATAGCATAAAAGTCCATCACATTCACAACTTTAAAAGTAAGCCCTTTACGAATTTCATCAATAATTCTATATTGCTTGCCATCTTGTATGAAATATTTTTGCAATAGATGAGGAGGGATCTTACTGATACTTCTTTGATTAAAAACGCCATTTCGAGCTTTTTTTATCATCATAGAGTCAATATCTATACCAATAAGCACAAAGTCTCTCTTTGCAAAAAACTCTTTAGTATACTCCATAATGTAGATTGCAATAGAGTATAGCTCCTCACCTGAAGAGCTAGGAGCTGTCAAAATATTAATTGAATCACGAGATGAGCGTAAAGAATCAAGTTCTGGCACAACCTCTTCCACGAGAGTTTTAAATTGATACTCTTCACGAAAGAAATAGGTCTCATTCACTGTTGAGAGATTGATAAGTTCTTGCAGTAGATACTCATCTTTTCTAAAAACGAGATGGTGATAGAAACTCTCAAAATCTTCAAAGCCCTGTTTTTGTATAAAATCTTCAAATTTTCTTTTATAGATTTTTAGGAGTTTATCATCATCTATAAAAATGCCCGTTTTTGCTGCTATAAAATCTCGAAGTTTTATCAAATCAAAATCATTCATGAGTCCTCTTTTGATCATATATCTCAAAAAACTCTTTTAAAATACGCAATCGTTCAAAAAGTTCCTCTTGCAACCTAATAGCATAGTTATGTACACTTTCACAATCTCCATATTTAACCAACATCTTAAGCTCTTCTTTTGAGATGGGATAATTTTGCAATAATTTAGCTGTGTCATAATGCTCACAACATGCCAGTATATATGCAATAGTATTATGTTGAATGCCTCTGTTTTGACATGCAAGTAGTTCTTGTAACAACTGCTGATCCTCTTCTCTTTTGAGGCAATTAAGTCGAGCAAATATATAGCTTGAAAGTTTTTCTATATCTTTTTTTTGACACTGCTGCAAAAGTGTACGAAGAAGATAATGAAACTCTTTATGCACAAGCATATAATCTATGGCAGCAAATACTTCTTCTTCACTATACTCTTCAAAGGCTTCAATATAGCGACTTGCCTCTTGAAACTCTTTAAATCGTGAAATTGGTATTTCAGCTTCTACTTTTTTTAACGCCATTACTACTCCCAAATGCAATTATCTCTTGTAAAATCTCATCAAAATGGAGCACTTTTACAGCTCCGCCTCTCACATAAGCCTCTTTTGGCATTCCATAAACTGTTGCACTCTCCTCACTCTCTGCAATGGTATAAGCTCCAGACTTTTTGAGTGCAACCATTCCATCTGCCCCATCATCACCAATACCTGTTAATAACATGGCCATAATATTTTTTGGATTCATAACCTCCAATGCACTCAAGAACATCTCATCCACACTAGGTACAAAAAAGCGATTACTAAAATTTGGAACCAACTTGCATACAATTTTACTCCCATCTCTACGAAAATGAAGATGCCTACCACCTTTGCCAATAATTATCTTTCCTGGCGTAAGTTCTTCGCCATTATTTGCTTCAACTACGCTATTTTGACTTATAGTATTTAGCCTTTGAGCAAATTTTTCTGTAAATGTATCTGGCATATGCTGCACAACACATACTGGATATGGATATGTTGCAGGAAGAGACCTTACAATAGCTTCAATAAGTTTTGGACCCCCAGTAGATGCACCAATGAGGACATATTTTTTGTCCTCATTTGGTAAAAATTTTGCAGGCTTTTCTATAGAATTTGGTTGGCGTAATGGCTTATTTTTCCTTCTTAAAAGAGATAGCTTATTGATCTTCATACTATCTCGCACTTTATTCTCAAGCTCTTTTATAAAACCCTCTTCCCCAGTTACAACCTTTGAATTTGGCTTTTTGATATAATCAAGCGCACCTAATTCAAGCGCTCTCATTGCAATCTCACCGTTTTCAATTACATAAGCACTAATGACTAAAACCCGTGTGGGGTTTTCTTGCATTATGGACTCTAAAACTTCAAGTCCACTTTTTCTAGGCATTTCGATATCAAGAGTTATAAAATCATATCTATTTGCTAAGGCTTTTTTTTCACCCTCTTCTCCATCTTTTGCTACTTCCACTTCAAATCCAAGCCTTTCTAGCTCCTTTTTTAAAAATCTGCGCACTAATGCTGAATCATCAATAACAAGCGCCTTTTGGCCCTTTTTCATCTATTTCCTTTTAAATTTTACTTACATAATATTATATCTTTAAAGAGCTATTTAAACAATGATGATTGTTCAGTTTATTGCTAAATTTTCTGTGAACCATAATTGAATGTAAAAAATTAAACTAAAAACGATGAGGAATTTCTGAAAATGTCAAAGAGAATGCGCAAAATTTTCCAAGATTTAAATTACATGTCCCGAGTGGGATTCGAACCCACGACCTTCGGATTAGGAAAATTAAGGTCTACCTAAGATTAAGATTGATTTCACTTGATGATAACGTATTTATGGGGATTCTTATTTTCTTATAGATTGCTTAAAATGGATATATTTTGACCAAAAGAGGTCACCCAAGAGGACACCCATTACAAAACTTAAATACTAAATTGCTACATTTTCTACCTATAAGATGAGGTGATATCAGCCTTCCTTAAATCTATAAAGAATCACAATGTACCATACCGCAAACTTTGCCCAATCGAGTATTTAACCTTAAAGGATATCCATACATATCAATGCAAATCAATCGTATGATATAATAGATTAAAAGTGCGATTATAAAGGATAAACAATGATAAGCGCAAATGATTTAAAAGTAAAAGGCATCAAAGCAATAGAAGCTGAACTCAAAAAGAAGCACGAGGCTATTATCACTTTTAGAGGGAAGCCAAAGTTTATTGTTTTGCCTTTAGAGGAGTATGAAAGAGCCAAAGAGCTTGATAAGCGCTATATTGAGTTTTTAGAAGAAAGAGCATTGGGAAAAGTCAAAGAGGTAACAGCAAAAGAGCATATACAAGAGCTTATGAATGAA
The Nitratiruptor tergarcus DSM 16512 genome window above contains:
- a CDS encoding RNA recognition motif domain-containing protein, producing MKQIYVGNLPYRSSEEDVRELFAQYGDVNSVKLITDRETGRARGFGFVEMDDSSAQAAIEALDGKEFEGRVLKVNEARPREERPRRTFN
- the cheB gene encoding chemotaxis-specific protein-glutamate methyltransferase CheB; this encodes MKKGQKALVIDDSALVRRFLKKELERLGFEVEVAKDGEEGEKKALANRYDFITLDIEMPRKSGLEVLESIMQENPTRVLVISAYVIENGEIAMRALELGALDYIKKPNSKVVTGEEGFIKELENKVRDSMKINKLSLLRRKNKPLRQPNSIEKPAKFLPNEDKKYVLIGASTGGPKLIEAIVRSLPATYPYPVCVVQHMPDTFTEKFAQRLNTISQNSVVEANNGEELTPGKIIIGKGGRHLHFRRDGSKIVCKLVPNFSNRFFVPSVDEMFLSALEVMNPKNIMAMLLTGIGDDGADGMVALKKSGAYTIAESEESATVYGMPKEAYVRGGAVKVLHFDEILQEIIAFGSSNGVKKSRS
- a CDS encoding type II toxin-antitoxin system Phd/YefM family antitoxin produces the protein MISANDLKVKGIKAIEAELKKKHEAIITFRGKPKFIVLPLEEYERAKELDKRYIEFLEERALGKVKEVTAKEHIQELMNEIQNTTE
- a CDS encoding CheR family methyltransferase, whose translation is MNDFDLIKLRDFIAAKTGIFIDDDKLLKIYKRKFEDFIQKQGFEDFESFYHHLVFRKDEYLLQELINLSTVNETYFFREEYQFKTLVEEVVPELDSLRSSRDSINILTAPSSSGEELYSIAIYIMEYTKEFFAKRDFVLIGIDIDSMMIKKARNGVFNQRSISKIPPHLLQKYFIQDGKQYRIIDEIRKGLTFKVVNVMDFYAMKKLGKFDAIFSRNMLIYFDEKTRKEILATYHALLKSHGYLFLGHAEKVPEEMEIFKRVKKGESIIYQKA
- a CDS encoding chemotaxis protein CheW — translated: MKTTVIKFRIDNQVYVIPTDYIKQIFYAQKIVSMLHMNDYVIGSVQQGISHYLLLCLKKILNINECKEIINKPVLLLEFQNNAYAFLIDEILALEEFDQNSSRAGSLYEKDDVVFQELPLQHILQSLTFPPLQQSEEKKVSQNTKEHFRPLLLFTLQNRLYAIDNSFIHSIVPITNIDLVQQFQQEWIAGIYNFKNSALKVADLAKKLSLESSKEGSVIILQDDSQVLGLLIERIEGLLDIAYEDIIIESDPQQLFEGYFHYQNSIIPIISSSIIQDSIKKYGLLINTHNTSVKKEYRYEEDFLLISLFQEDYAVPIDNIITILELSKTDITNNALTTHENIQGLILYKNKTYHLLNIAKMLKKDFIPTDESKILIIKTNERHEYAIIVDSIKDIVSVSKAHIAYLPNTTSLSAGIVTLDTKSFNLFNIGWKTFN
- a CDS encoding methyl-accepting chemotaxis protein, whose product is MAFKQHRSYETNHEQEEQIAQTQQVIKETPQSVQTSSIGDETVQEELARISQNFMKEIAEGYTAIEELKQTMEQIAAAAEESAGAAEESLSAITQIKENSIMLEKETNKIVGISNDLQEVFLETQESIGDTKNGMEQASGWANNIVQKSQELFETSQEITEAVNIIRNLALIALNAAIEASRVKEEGESFNVMAREIRLVASKSNVYAHKIEQVVDIIKDKVEKSKNDILQVKDEMENSSQKADSSHQKIATMVQTMEQFVNDIDALLQNIQEVVKEIAILHRGAETIASAAEESASAVAQVTSTISMQNTAFSQIEEAAKMIDNLIESMHTNDKEAIKHELATASEELSSSVFELNNSMEQVLEALMQIETAAELAKNDAQTNAQVAQKCLGHIKDGVDKVENIYDEIQNVQKEFQEIIELISNVQNSTKQNYGLANERKNDLQFIKSKILTLSNLIRKIELAIVQVASISINGALEAIRLGEKGKGFREVSNDIRNLAIDSENDLDKIIEIIDEIQDQNDTMLVDINNIILIQDRELNKLEKLKTELSRNMQQLEHVQKTIETFSEATNQMLQALEQSLIASQQIQEAAELSFTNSTQSKEAAQIIKNIANQMQNDINQINLVTQRL